One genomic segment of Chitinophaga sancti includes these proteins:
- the paaA gene encoding 1,2-phenylacetyl-CoA epoxidase subunit PaaA: MYGGGYIFEEPKRQPQSTQDQDDPEKLAAFEKRIANGEKIEPGDWMPAEYRKQLIRLIEQHAHSEIIGALPEGTWITRAPGFKRKLALIAKVQDEIGHGQLLYNAAETLGKSREAMINDLLSGKSKYSNVFNYPAKTWADVTVIGFLIDAAAIVNQVANAKGSYGPYCRALERICYEESFHLKQGHDAFIELATGTPAQKAMLQDALNRWWQPIMHFFGPPDKASNHSEKLMQWKVKMASNDDMRNQFLDAYVPKILELGMTLPDPLLKKNPDTGKWEYSDPDWDLFFEVIKGNGPCNKERLDVRKWAEENGRWIRKALMRPEEMKRQTAPVA; this comes from the coding sequence ATGTACGGTGGTGGATACATCTTTGAAGAGCCGAAACGGCAACCCCAGTCTACCCAAGACCAGGACGACCCCGAAAAACTGGCCGCTTTTGAAAAGCGCATTGCTAACGGGGAAAAAATTGAACCCGGCGACTGGATGCCGGCCGAATATCGCAAGCAACTGATCCGGCTCATAGAACAGCACGCTCATTCCGAAATCATCGGCGCTCTGCCAGAAGGCACCTGGATCACCCGTGCTCCCGGTTTCAAGCGCAAACTCGCGCTCATCGCCAAGGTACAGGATGAAATTGGCCATGGCCAATTGCTCTACAATGCAGCAGAGACCCTGGGCAAATCGAGGGAAGCGATGATCAACGACCTGCTCAGTGGCAAGTCTAAATACTCCAATGTATTTAATTATCCTGCTAAGACCTGGGCAGATGTGACTGTGATCGGTTTCCTGATCGATGCTGCGGCTATTGTGAACCAGGTGGCGAATGCCAAAGGATCTTACGGCCCTTACTGCCGGGCACTGGAACGCATTTGTTATGAAGAGAGTTTTCACCTCAAGCAGGGACATGATGCTTTCATAGAACTGGCGACGGGTACCCCTGCGCAGAAAGCCATGCTGCAGGATGCGCTGAACCGCTGGTGGCAACCGATCATGCACTTTTTTGGCCCTCCGGACAAAGCTTCTAACCACAGTGAAAAGCTGATGCAATGGAAGGTAAAGATGGCCAGCAATGATGATATGCGTAATCAATTCCTGGATGCTTATGTTCCGAAGATATTAGAGTTGGGGATGACCCTGCCTGATCCATTATTGAAGAAGAACCCGGATACCGGCAAATGGGAGTATTCTGACCCGGACTGGGACCTGTTTTTCGAAGTGATCAAAGGGAATGGCCCTTGCAATAAAGAAAGACTGGACGTAAGAAAATGGGCGGAAGAAAATGGCCGCTGGATAAGAAAAGCCCTGATGCGACCAGAAGAAATGAAACGACAAACAGCCCCCGTAGCTTAA
- a CDS encoding 1,2-phenylacetyl-CoA epoxidase subunit B has translation MTDSLDPRVNRLRLNNIDAPFTIEEGENWLAYEVFHQEKRGAHHEHVGCVHAPDPQMALIFAKEQFGRRKKCVNLWVVRSADILAFDLEDEDMFANNMEKTYRDASGFKVMEKINKFKGKP, from the coding sequence ATGACTGACTCACTAGATCCACGTGTCAACCGGCTCCGGTTGAATAATATTGACGCCCCCTTTACCATAGAAGAAGGAGAAAACTGGCTGGCCTATGAAGTATTTCATCAGGAAAAACGTGGTGCGCACCACGAACATGTTGGGTGTGTACATGCGCCAGATCCGCAGATGGCTCTCATCTTCGCCAAAGAACAGTTTGGCAGAAGGAAGAAATGCGTGAACCTATGGGTGGTACGCAGTGCCGACATCCTGGCTTTCGACCTGGAAGACGAAGACATGTTTGCCAACAATATGGAAAAGACCTACCGCGACGCCAGCGGATTCAAGGTGATGGAAAAGATCAATAAGTTCAAAGGTAAGCCCTGA
- the nadD gene encoding nicotinate (nicotinamide) nucleotide adenylyltransferase: MKIGLYFGSFNPIHTGHMIIANFVAYHTDLDKVWLVVSPQNPLKPSASLLNEHNRFHLVELAIQDEPKLRASNIEFSLPRPSFTVDTLAYLTEKFPTQEFAIIMGSDSFQNISRWRNYQHIVRNYPIYVYKRPGHEVTETHGATVKILEAPMLDISATDIRNWIKEGKSIRYMVPDNVAAYIAANNYYK, translated from the coding sequence ATGAAGATAGGCTTGTATTTTGGATCCTTTAATCCTATACATACCGGTCATATGATCATCGCGAATTTCGTGGCATATCATACGGATCTGGACAAAGTGTGGCTAGTCGTTTCTCCACAAAATCCATTAAAACCATCGGCATCATTACTCAATGAACATAACCGTTTTCATCTGGTAGAACTGGCCATACAGGATGAGCCAAAGCTCAGGGCCAGTAACATAGAATTCTCATTGCCAAGACCATCATTTACTGTTGATACATTAGCATACCTGACTGAGAAGTTTCCGACACAGGAGTTTGCGATCATTATGGGAAGTGACAGTTTTCAGAACATTTCCCGCTGGCGCAACTATCAGCACATAGTGAGGAACTATCCAATCTATGTGTACAAACGGCCCGGGCATGAGGTGACAGAGACACATGGCGCCACAGTAAAAATACTGGAAGCGCCTATGCTGGATATATCAGCCACTGATATCAGGAATTGGATAAAAGAAGGAAAATCAATCCGCTACATGGTACCAGACAACGTAGCGGCATATATTGCAGCCAATAACTACTACAAGTAA
- a CDS encoding PadR family transcriptional regulator has product MNIDNTQSQMRKGVLEFCILSIIKQGEAYPSDIIEKMKEAKLDILEGTLYPLLTRLKNAELLKYRWEESMSGPPRKYFSMTDKGEAFYLDLEKTWNELANAVHQLTSKQ; this is encoded by the coding sequence ATGAACATAGATAACACACAATCACAGATGCGAAAGGGCGTGCTGGAATTCTGCATCCTAAGCATCATCAAGCAAGGAGAAGCTTACCCTTCAGATATCATAGAAAAGATGAAAGAAGCGAAGCTGGATATCCTGGAGGGCACTCTTTATCCTTTATTAACACGGTTGAAGAACGCAGAATTACTGAAGTACAGATGGGAAGAAAGTATGTCGGGACCTCCAAGGAAATATTTCTCCATGACCGACAAAGGAGAGGCCTTTTATCTGGACCTGGAAAAGACCTGGAATGAACTGGCAAATGCGGTACATCAGCTAACAAGTAAACAATAA
- the paaC gene encoding 1,2-phenylacetyl-CoA epoxidase subunit PaaC — MEHLIKEFVTKMADDALILGHRNSEWTGLGPVMEEDIAFSSMAQDKIGHAWALYRILQDMPGGQDPDQFAFLRRENEYKCCHLTEMPIGTYEFSLVRHFLFDHAETVRYNSLLESKFVPLQQLAKKVRGELKYHTLHADAWMLQLGRGGQESHGKMQAALDNCFPLACGIFEPGPDDAQLSDIYPGEQALYDRWLDNIYPILTKAALNLPEKVTPAYGGRYGEHTTHLHSLLEEMGEVFRQDPAAAW; from the coding sequence ATGGAACACTTAATAAAAGAATTCGTCACCAAAATGGCTGACGACGCCCTGATACTGGGCCACCGTAACTCAGAATGGACGGGGCTGGGTCCTGTAATGGAAGAAGATATTGCCTTCTCTTCTATGGCACAGGATAAGATCGGACATGCCTGGGCGCTTTATCGCATCCTGCAGGACATGCCGGGAGGTCAGGATCCGGACCAGTTTGCATTTCTCCGGCGGGAGAATGAGTACAAATGCTGCCATCTCACAGAAATGCCAATCGGCACATATGAATTCAGTCTGGTGCGGCATTTTCTTTTCGACCATGCAGAAACAGTGCGATACAATAGTTTGCTGGAAAGCAAATTTGTACCCTTGCAACAGCTGGCTAAAAAGGTAAGAGGAGAACTGAAATACCATACCCTGCACGCAGATGCCTGGATGCTACAGCTTGGCAGAGGAGGTCAGGAAAGTCATGGGAAAATGCAGGCGGCGCTGGATAATTGTTTTCCGCTGGCCTGTGGCATTTTTGAACCAGGACCGGATGATGCACAATTGAGTGACATATATCCTGGCGAGCAGGCTCTTTATGACCGTTGGTTAGATAATATTTACCCAATCCTTACAAAAGCAGCCCTGAATCTACCAGAAAAAGTAACACCAGCTTATGGAGGCAGATATGGTGAGCATACAACACATCTTCACTCCTTACTGGAAGAGATGGGCGAAGTATTCAGACAGGATCCCGCAGCTGCCTGGTGA
- the feoB gene encoding ferrous iron transport protein B translates to MQATKTGKINIALVGNPNSGKSSLFNALTGLNQKVGNFPGVTVDKKTGAANISATLQANIIDLPGTYSLYPKSADELVTYDVLVNPQGEEIPDIILIIADASNLKRNLLFCSQIIDLKIPVIIGLTMMDIARKKGVEIDEAGLERELGVPVVSINPRKNKGIPELKKIIELVTREKQTVPPRDFIDSRALAPELITDIKKVVPVKSDYAAMHIAVNHNELHFLNKAQKETITQAIQTHQFNKTKVQADEIMQRYARIKHIMRNSVVEADPLQKQLQTEKIDDLLLHRFWGYVILLGIMAIMFQSIFWLASFPMDWIEAGFGALSGWLSDVLPQNQISDIFINGIIAGLGGIAVFVPQIMILFGFITILEDTGYMARISFLTDRLMRQVGLNGKSVMPLISGVACAVPAIMATRNIENRKERLITILITPLMSCSARLPIYTVMIALVIPNKPVLGILNLQGVVMMGLYLLGFVMALIIAAILKLFVRIKEKSYFIMELPVYRAPRWMNVGTTMLQKAKIFIMDAGKVIMVISIILWFLASYGPSKKMEAVATKYEQLKAAQPDKIEDLDREEAMEKLANSYAGGLGHAIEPAIRPLGFDWKIGIALITSFAAREVFVGTMATLYSVGESEEDNDATLRQKMSGATWIDGRPVYTLASGVSLMLFYAFAMQCMSTLAIVKRETKSWKLPAIQFVYMTALAYLSSLLAFQLLS, encoded by the coding sequence ATGCAGGCTACAAAAACTGGAAAGATCAATATTGCGCTGGTAGGGAATCCGAATAGTGGCAAAAGCTCGTTATTTAATGCTTTGACAGGACTGAACCAGAAGGTTGGTAATTTCCCGGGGGTTACTGTTGACAAGAAAACGGGTGCGGCCAACATCTCTGCCACCCTTCAGGCCAACATCATTGACCTGCCCGGTACCTATAGCCTTTATCCCAAAAGTGCAGATGAATTAGTAACGTACGATGTACTGGTAAATCCTCAGGGAGAGGAAATTCCGGACATTATCCTCATTATTGCCGATGCTTCCAATCTGAAACGTAACCTCCTCTTTTGTTCACAGATTATAGACCTGAAGATCCCCGTTATTATTGGCCTTACCATGATGGACATTGCCCGTAAGAAGGGTGTGGAAATCGATGAAGCTGGCCTGGAAAGAGAATTGGGGGTTCCAGTGGTATCTATCAACCCCCGCAAGAACAAGGGGATCCCGGAACTTAAAAAGATTATAGAACTCGTAACCCGGGAAAAACAGACTGTTCCTCCCCGGGATTTTATAGATAGCCGTGCCCTGGCTCCTGAGCTGATTACCGATATCAAAAAGGTAGTACCGGTGAAGAGTGATTATGCTGCTATGCATATTGCCGTGAATCACAACGAACTGCACTTCCTGAACAAGGCACAAAAAGAAACCATTACCCAGGCTATTCAGACCCATCAGTTTAATAAGACCAAGGTACAGGCGGATGAGATCATGCAACGCTATGCGCGTATCAAGCATATCATGCGCAACTCGGTAGTAGAGGCCGATCCTTTGCAAAAACAGTTACAAACAGAGAAGATCGACGATCTGCTCCTGCACCGTTTCTGGGGGTATGTGATCCTGCTTGGGATCATGGCCATCATGTTCCAGAGCATTTTCTGGCTGGCATCTTTTCCAATGGACTGGATTGAAGCTGGATTTGGCGCACTGAGTGGTTGGCTTTCTGACGTACTGCCACAGAATCAAATTTCCGACATCTTTATTAATGGTATCATCGCCGGTTTGGGTGGGATTGCGGTATTCGTACCACAGATCATGATCCTCTTTGGGTTCATCACCATTCTGGAAGATACCGGTTATATGGCCAGAATCAGCTTCCTCACCGATCGCCTGATGCGTCAGGTAGGTTTGAATGGAAAGTCTGTAATGCCGCTGATCAGTGGGGTGGCTTGTGCCGTACCTGCTATCATGGCAACCCGTAATATTGAAAACAGGAAAGAAAGGCTGATTACAATTCTGATCACACCACTCATGAGTTGCTCTGCCCGTCTGCCTATCTATACTGTGATGATTGCCCTTGTAATTCCTAACAAACCTGTACTAGGCATCCTCAATTTGCAGGGTGTGGTGATGATGGGGTTATACCTGTTGGGCTTTGTAATGGCATTGATCATTGCAGCGATCCTGAAACTGTTTGTCAGGATAAAGGAAAAGAGCTACTTCATCATGGAACTGCCGGTATACCGTGCTCCCCGCTGGATGAATGTAGGAACGACTATGCTTCAGAAGGCAAAGATCTTTATTATGGATGCCGGTAAGGTGATCATGGTTATCTCCATTATCCTCTGGTTCCTGGCATCGTATGGACCTTCGAAAAAGATGGAGGCGGTCGCTACCAAATACGAACAACTAAAAGCAGCACAACCTGATAAAATTGAAGACCTGGATAGGGAAGAGGCCATGGAAAAACTGGCGAATTCCTATGCAGGAGGATTGGGCCATGCGATAGAACCTGCTATCCGTCCACTGGGTTTTGACTGGAAGATCGGTATTGCATTGATCACTTCCTTTGCCGCCCGTGAGGTCTTTGTTGGTACTATGGCCACGTTGTATAGTGTGGGTGAATCAGAAGAAGACAATGATGCAACTTTAAGACAAAAGATGAGCGGTGCTACCTGGATAGATGGGCGACCAGTGTACACACTGGCGAGTGGTGTATCGCTGATGCTGTTCTATGCCTTTGCCATGCAGTGTATGAGTACACTGGCGATTGTGAAGAGAGAAACCAAGTCGTGGAAGTTGCCCGCCATTCAGTTTGTATATATGACAGCGTTGGCTTACCTGAGTAGTTTGCTGGCATTCCAGCTGTTGAGTTAA
- a CDS encoding M28 family peptidase, protein MKTTILCALLLTGVFAKAQTNIDSVQLIKDIRTLSSDKFEGRRTGTRGSRMAQFYLLDRFKQSGLQPFNKTYEYPFYFREADKQVMGTNLYGYIKGKSDSIIVITAHYDHLGIKKEQAGKDSIYNGADDNASGVGSLLAVLGYFKKHTPQHTLIFAAFDGEEEGLKGAAAFLKQPPVAANRFILNINLDMVSRNDKNELYVCGVTPYPFLKTFVDAAAAKSSVVKLIAGHDHKEDGGQNWISQSDQYEFHKQKIPFLYFGVEDHPDYHQPGDEFEHIQPSFYYQATNHILNVVLAADKGL, encoded by the coding sequence ATGAAAACAACCATACTGTGTGCCCTGTTACTGACAGGTGTATTTGCAAAAGCGCAGACCAATATCGATTCTGTTCAACTCATTAAAGACATCCGTACTTTATCGTCCGATAAATTTGAAGGCCGCCGCACTGGCACCAGAGGCAGCCGGATGGCCCAGTTCTATCTCTTAGATCGTTTCAAACAATCTGGTTTACAACCTTTTAATAAGACCTACGAGTATCCTTTTTATTTCAGAGAGGCAGACAAGCAGGTAATGGGTACCAATCTGTACGGCTATATCAAAGGCAAGTCAGATTCAATCATCGTCATCACCGCGCACTACGATCACTTAGGTATAAAGAAAGAGCAGGCAGGAAAAGACAGCATCTACAACGGTGCAGATGATAATGCTTCCGGAGTAGGTAGTTTGCTGGCGGTGCTGGGATATTTTAAAAAACATACGCCGCAGCATACGCTTATCTTTGCCGCTTTTGATGGTGAGGAAGAAGGGCTGAAAGGTGCAGCAGCTTTTCTGAAACAACCTCCTGTAGCAGCTAACCGCTTTATCCTGAATATAAATCTGGATATGGTAAGCCGGAATGATAAAAACGAACTGTATGTATGTGGTGTGACGCCGTATCCTTTTTTGAAGACGTTTGTGGATGCAGCTGCAGCAAAATCCAGTGTTGTAAAACTAATAGCAGGGCACGATCATAAAGAAGATGGCGGTCAAAACTGGATCAGCCAGAGTGATCAATATGAATTCCATAAACAGAAGATCCCATTTTTATATTTCGGGGTAGAAGATCATCCTGACTATCACCAGCCTGGTGATGAATTTGAGCATATTCAACCATCCTTTTATTATCAGGCTACAAATCACATCCTGAATGTGGTGTTGGCTGCAGACAAGGGGCTATAA
- the paaD gene encoding 1,2-phenylacetyl-CoA epoxidase subunit PaaD, whose amino-acid sequence MDMIKIIYKSLEKVMDPEIPVLNVLEMGMITDVQQDETGIHIKMIPTFSACPAISVIKQTISDTVSKDLQLPVEVTVDPAIQWNSNRLTETAKEKLRGFGIAAPPVHKGEIESDMLLHVTCPHCGSENTFMRSPFGATLCRAMHFCRQCGMMFEQFKPLT is encoded by the coding sequence ATGGATATGATCAAGATCATTTATAAATCTTTGGAGAAGGTCATGGACCCGGAAATCCCTGTATTGAATGTATTGGAAATGGGAATGATCACAGATGTACAACAGGACGAAACAGGAATTCATATAAAAATGATCCCTACTTTTTCTGCCTGTCCGGCTATATCTGTGATCAAGCAAACGATCAGCGATACAGTGAGTAAGGATTTGCAACTGCCGGTAGAAGTCACCGTAGATCCTGCTATACAATGGAATAGCAACAGACTGACCGAGACGGCGAAGGAAAAACTACGTGGATTTGGCATAGCGGCACCGCCTGTACATAAGGGTGAAATAGAATCCGATATGCTGCTGCATGTAACCTGTCCTCACTGTGGAAGTGAGAATACATTCATGCGTTCTCCCTTCGGAGCGACCCTGTGCAGGGCCATGCATTTCTGCCGTCAATGTGGGATGATGTTTGAACAGTTTAAGCCCCTTACCTGA
- a CDS encoding PspC domain-containing protein, with translation MKKIININLASRLIPIEDSAYEILRQYLDSLKKYFAREEGADEIVSDIEGRIAEIFLDKIKKGAHCITDEDVVGVKAVMGTPDQFEESNDTNTKQQQSAASDDPIYDSFRTRKRLFRDPDAKVLGGVCGGLGAYLNVDPVVFRIIFALLAIGGFGSGILVYFILWVVTPEANTAAEKLQMRGERVDVNNIRTAVQDEINATRAHLKNIKYEVRNFSQGRGRQVGNDIERFGRSLFDVLGRILIVLTKGFFFFLAVVILLILLFVGVMITVASPVLLPFKALLLAGTLQNLLFWPAVFLLLGVPIVGIIIFIIRKLTGVKQTNRYVGYTLSFLWFTGLVCAILVGVSVAKDFRLRNTVKENFALVQPSKGKIVFKEAENLVQVEETFFDDDLKLADDTVIINNYRLSVEKSKNDSFYIEVQRSSRGRSIAQARTLAKEISYPITQQDSVIYLPAGISIPRDSKFRDQRVRIIVRVPVNKQVEMDSKVRDHYHNWNWDWDNDWDDHHRWDDNDDNDDDSDHGVHVLKMTPDGIDKKDNNRVTDKDSLENNYRYKGKQERNATPEEDTSKSANATSKGKVAFEGDAISYSLFNLLS, from the coding sequence ATGAAAAAGATTATTAACATAAACCTGGCCAGCCGCCTTATTCCCATAGAGGATAGCGCATATGAGATATTGCGGCAATACCTGGACAGTTTGAAAAAATACTTTGCAAGGGAGGAAGGTGCGGATGAGATTGTGAGTGACATTGAAGGCCGAATTGCAGAGATCTTTCTGGATAAAATAAAGAAGGGTGCTCATTGCATCACTGATGAAGACGTAGTAGGCGTGAAAGCAGTGATGGGTACACCTGACCAGTTTGAAGAAAGCAACGATACAAATACCAAACAACAGCAGTCCGCTGCTTCCGACGACCCTATCTACGATAGTTTCCGCACCCGCAAGCGTTTATTCCGTGATCCGGATGCGAAAGTACTGGGCGGTGTGTGCGGTGGTCTGGGTGCTTACCTGAATGTAGACCCGGTTGTCTTCCGTATCATCTTTGCTTTGCTGGCGATTGGTGGTTTCGGTTCCGGCATACTGGTATACTTTATTCTCTGGGTTGTAACTCCCGAAGCAAATACTGCCGCTGAAAAGCTGCAGATGAGAGGGGAGCGTGTAGATGTGAACAACATCAGAACTGCTGTACAGGATGAAATTAACGCTACCAGGGCTCACTTAAAGAACATTAAATATGAAGTGCGAAATTTTTCTCAGGGCCGGGGAAGACAAGTTGGAAATGATATAGAACGCTTTGGCCGTAGCTTATTTGATGTGTTAGGCCGCATTCTTATCGTACTGACTAAGGGTTTCTTTTTCTTCCTGGCTGTAGTCATTCTCCTCATCCTGCTGTTTGTAGGTGTAATGATCACAGTTGCTTCTCCGGTCCTTCTGCCATTCAAAGCCCTGCTGCTGGCAGGCACACTGCAAAATCTGCTCTTCTGGCCAGCTGTATTCCTCTTGCTCGGTGTACCGATTGTTGGGATTATCATATTCATCATTCGCAAGCTCACAGGAGTAAAACAGACTAACCGCTATGTGGGTTATACCCTCAGCTTCCTCTGGTTCACCGGTCTGGTATGTGCTATACTGGTAGGGGTGTCTGTGGCCAAAGATTTCAGATTACGTAATACCGTAAAAGAAAATTTTGCCCTTGTGCAACCTTCTAAGGGGAAGATCGTCTTTAAAGAGGCAGAGAACCTGGTTCAGGTAGAAGAAACTTTCTTCGACGATGACCTGAAGCTCGCTGACGATACCGTTATCATTAATAACTATCGTTTGAGTGTCGAGAAAAGCAAGAATGACAGTTTCTATATTGAAGTGCAACGTAGCTCCCGGGGACGCAGCATTGCACAGGCAAGAACGCTGGCAAAAGAGATCTCTTATCCGATCACACAGCAGGACAGCGTGATTTACCTGCCAGCAGGTATCTCTATCCCAAGAGACAGTAAGTTCCGTGACCAACGCGTACGTATCATTGTACGGGTACCGGTTAACAAACAGGTGGAAATGGACAGCAAAGTACGTGACCACTACCATAACTGGAACTGGGATTGGGACAATGATTGGGATGATCATCACCGTTGGGATGATAATGACGACAACGATGATGACAGTGACCACGGCGTGCATGTACTGAAAATGACTCCTGACGGGATCGATAAGAAGGACAACAACCGTGTAACAGACAAAGATTCTTTAGAAAATAATTACCGCTACAAAGGAAAACAGGAGCGTAACGCGACGCCGGAAGAAGATACCAGTAAGTCAGCGAACGCTACCAGCAAAGGAAAAGTAGCCTTTGAAGGAGATGCCATCAGCTACAGCCTTTTCAATCTTTTGAGCTAA